One part of the Streptomyces sp. NBC_00286 genome encodes these proteins:
- a CDS encoding glycosyltransferase family 2 protein, translating to MSDDRTTVVVITHNRRKELLRTLDDLAELPEAPPVIVTDNASTDGTAEAVAHHHPGVRLLRPGRNLGAVGRNLAVRQVRTPYVAFCDDDSWWEPGALSRAADLLDPRDRLAAVTARILVEPGATEDPIVEELRNSPIPGPRWLPGPALGSFLAAATVLRTDAFRAAGGFCPRLWLGGEEELLAADLAADGWWLAYAEELTVHHRPSPVRDPTRRRTHGIRNTLWFTWLRRPAPAALRRTLHLARTVPRDRASLRAFGEAAAGLPWVLRERTVVPPEVEARLKLLEHAQRHSRARQYTG from the coding sequence GTGAGCGATGACCGGACGACCGTGGTCGTGATCACCCACAACCGGCGCAAGGAACTCCTGCGCACCCTCGACGACCTCGCCGAGCTGCCCGAGGCCCCGCCGGTGATCGTCACCGACAACGCCTCCACGGACGGCACCGCCGAGGCCGTCGCGCACCACCATCCCGGCGTACGGCTGCTGCGCCCGGGCCGCAACCTCGGCGCCGTAGGCCGCAACCTGGCCGTACGACAGGTGCGTACGCCGTACGTGGCCTTCTGCGACGACGACTCCTGGTGGGAGCCCGGAGCACTGTCCCGCGCCGCGGACCTCCTGGACCCCCGCGACCGGCTCGCGGCCGTCACGGCCCGCATCCTCGTCGAACCGGGCGCCACCGAGGACCCGATCGTCGAGGAACTGCGCAACTCGCCGATCCCCGGCCCTCGTTGGCTGCCGGGCCCCGCCCTCGGCTCCTTCCTGGCCGCCGCCACTGTGCTGCGCACCGACGCGTTCCGCGCCGCGGGCGGCTTCTGTCCGCGGCTGTGGCTGGGCGGCGAGGAGGAACTGCTCGCCGCGGACCTGGCGGCGGACGGCTGGTGGCTGGCCTACGCCGAGGAGCTGACGGTCCATCACCGTCCGTCGCCCGTACGGGACCCCACGCGACGCCGCACCCACGGCATCCGCAACACCCTGTGGTTCACCTGGCTACGCCGCCCGGCCCCCGCCGCACTGCGCCGCACCCTGCATCTCGCCCGCACCGTCCCCCGGGACCGCGCCTCTCTCCGGGCCTTCGGCGAGGCGGCCGCCGGACTGCCCTGGGTCCTGCGCGAGCGAACCGTCGTACCGCCGGAGGTCGAGGCCCGGCTGAAACTGCTGGAACACGCCCAGCGCCACTCGAGGGCCCGCCAGTACACGGGCTGA
- a CDS encoding DUF2267 domain-containing protein, with protein MQHDAFIGQVQARARLDSRGAAERVTRASLETLAERVPASVAEKAAAQLPQEVGEHLRRVAHAPGEPYTGIRMDREQFFSRVAERAGTSYPKALHEARCVIEVATEATDGALATQIRPSLDDDLAEVLFAGSTD; from the coding sequence ATGCAGCACGATGCCTTTATCGGTCAGGTTCAGGCCCGCGCCCGACTGGACAGCCGCGGTGCGGCCGAGAGGGTCACCCGGGCCAGCCTGGAAACCCTCGCCGAACGCGTTCCGGCATCGGTTGCGGAGAAGGCCGCGGCCCAGCTGCCGCAGGAGGTCGGCGAGCATCTGCGCCGGGTGGCGCACGCGCCGGGCGAGCCCTACACCGGCATCCGGATGGACCGGGAGCAGTTCTTCAGCCGGGTGGCGGAGCGTGCCGGAACCAGCTATCCGAAGGCCCTGCACGAAGCCCGCTGCGTGATCGAGGTCGCGACCGAGGCCACCGACGGTGCCCTGGCCACGCAGATCCGCCCCTCCCTCGACGACGACCTCGCCGAGGTCCTCTTCGCGGGCAGTACTGACTAG
- a CDS encoding molybdopterin oxidoreductase family protein: MGRLDRIAEPWGTRTPYARGEKWPVRVDTFLADGNGAEHPDRWVRSASVLHSNGDALDIAVKDGRIVGVRGRAEDRVNHGRLDPKDLYGWQAGASPDRLTRPLVRRGGRLVETDWDTAMDHIVARTKELLRDQGPSAIGFYTTGQLFLEEYYTLSLIAHGGLGTNHLDGNTRLCTATAAEALKQSFACDGQPGSYTDIDHADVIALFGHNVAETQPVLWMRILDRLAGPEPPALICVDPRLTPVARAAAVHLAPRPGTNVALMNGLLHEIIGNGWTDAEYITRHTVGFDELERRVKEYPPERAAEICDVPAEEIRRAARALGTCERLVSTVLQGFYQSHQATAAAVQVNNLHLVRGMLGRPGCGVLQMNGQPTAQNTRECGADGDLPGFRNWADDAQVADLGRVWNVDPSRIPHYGPPTHAMKMFRYAEQGSLRMLWVTGTNPAVSLPELSRIRSVLSQERLFLIVQDLFPTETTELADVVLPAAGWAEKTGTFTNADRTVHLSEKAVDPPGRARPDLDIFLDYARRMDLRDKDGGPLVKWHDPESAFEAWKECSRGRPCDYTGLSYDRLRGGSGIQWPCDAEHPDGTERLYTGGAFWSDPDYCESYGRDLVTGAPVEPTEYRAMNPYGKAVIKSAGYLPPHEQPDGDHPFLLTTGRTLYHFHTRTKTARAPQLQAAAPEMWVEISTGDASELGVMEGDLVEVSTPRGSVRAKARVSGIRDGVLFLPFHYGYWDIDEGSEADEAHGRAANELTLTDWDAASKQPLYKTAAARLRRIRAQDGSPAPAPTTAASAPLGAGVPETRGGPAAESDEDVRGTPPTEGDT; the protein is encoded by the coding sequence ATGGGACGACTGGACCGGATCGCTGAGCCGTGGGGGACCCGCACGCCTTACGCGCGAGGCGAGAAATGGCCGGTGCGGGTGGACACCTTCCTGGCCGACGGCAACGGCGCCGAGCACCCCGACCGATGGGTACGGTCCGCCTCGGTGCTGCACTCCAACGGAGACGCGCTGGACATCGCGGTCAAGGACGGGCGGATCGTCGGAGTGCGCGGCCGTGCCGAGGACCGGGTGAACCACGGCCGTCTGGACCCCAAGGACTTGTACGGCTGGCAGGCGGGTGCCTCCCCGGACCGGCTGACACGGCCGTTGGTGCGGCGGGGCGGCCGCCTGGTGGAGACGGACTGGGACACCGCGATGGACCACATCGTGGCCCGTACGAAGGAACTCCTGCGGGACCAGGGGCCGAGCGCGATCGGCTTCTACACCACCGGGCAGCTCTTCCTGGAGGAGTACTACACCCTGAGCCTGATCGCCCACGGCGGCCTTGGCACCAACCACCTGGACGGCAACACCCGGCTGTGCACGGCGACGGCGGCCGAGGCACTGAAGCAGTCCTTCGCCTGCGACGGACAGCCCGGCTCGTACACCGACATCGACCACGCCGACGTCATCGCCCTGTTCGGACACAACGTGGCGGAGACGCAGCCCGTGCTGTGGATGCGCATCCTCGACCGGCTCGCGGGACCCGAACCGCCCGCGCTGATCTGCGTGGATCCCCGCCTGACTCCGGTGGCCCGTGCCGCGGCGGTGCACCTGGCCCCCAGGCCGGGCACCAACGTGGCGCTGATGAACGGGCTGCTGCACGAGATCATCGGCAACGGCTGGACGGACGCGGAGTACATCACCCGGCACACGGTGGGCTTCGACGAGCTGGAGCGCCGCGTGAAGGAGTACCCGCCCGAACGGGCCGCCGAGATCTGCGACGTGCCCGCCGAAGAGATCCGGCGGGCAGCCCGGGCGCTGGGCACCTGCGAGCGGCTGGTGTCCACGGTGCTGCAGGGCTTCTACCAGTCCCACCAGGCCACGGCCGCCGCGGTGCAGGTGAACAACCTCCACCTCGTACGCGGCATGCTCGGCCGCCCGGGCTGCGGAGTGCTGCAGATGAACGGCCAGCCCACGGCCCAGAACACCCGCGAGTGCGGCGCCGACGGCGATCTTCCGGGCTTCCGCAACTGGGCCGACGACGCACAGGTCGCCGACCTCGGCCGGGTCTGGAACGTCGACCCGTCGCGGATTCCGCATTACGGTCCGCCCACCCACGCCATGAAGATGTTCCGCTACGCGGAGCAGGGTTCCCTGCGCATGCTGTGGGTCACGGGCACCAACCCCGCGGTGTCCCTGCCGGAACTGTCCCGCATCCGTTCCGTACTGTCCCAGGAGCGCCTCTTCCTCATCGTCCAGGACCTGTTCCCCACGGAGACCACCGAGCTGGCCGACGTCGTACTGCCGGCAGCCGGATGGGCCGAGAAGACGGGCACCTTCACCAACGCCGACCGCACCGTCCACCTCTCCGAGAAGGCGGTCGACCCGCCCGGCCGTGCGCGCCCCGACCTGGACATCTTCCTGGACTACGCCCGGCGCATGGACTTGCGCGACAAGGACGGCGGCCCGCTGGTGAAGTGGCACGATCCGGAGTCGGCGTTCGAGGCGTGGAAGGAATGCTCCCGTGGCCGACCGTGCGACTACACCGGCCTGAGCTACGACAGACTGCGCGGCGGCAGCGGCATCCAGTGGCCGTGCGACGCGGAACACCCGGACGGCACCGAACGCCTCTACACCGGCGGCGCCTTCTGGAGCGACCCCGACTACTGCGAGAGCTATGGCCGGGACCTGGTCACCGGAGCACCCGTGGAGCCCACGGAGTACCGGGCGATGAACCCGTACGGCAAGGCGGTGATCAAGTCGGCCGGATATCTCCCTCCGCATGAACAACCGGACGGTGACCACCCCTTCCTGCTCACCACCGGACGCACGCTCTACCACTTCCACACCCGCACCAAGACGGCCCGCGCCCCCCAACTGCAGGCCGCGGCCCCCGAGATGTGGGTGGAGATCTCGACCGGTGACGCGAGCGAGTTGGGCGTCATGGAGGGAGACCTGGTCGAGGTCTCCACGCCACGCGGCTCGGTGCGTGCCAAGGCCCGGGTCAGCGGCATCCGGGACGGAGTGCTGTTCCTTCCGTTCCACTACGGCTACTGGGACATCGACGAGGGATCCGAAGCCGACGAGGCCCACGGCCGGGCCGCCAACGAGCTGACCCTCACCGACTGGGACGCCGCCTCCAAGCAACCCCTGTACAAGACCGCCGCGGCCCGGCTGCGCCGCATTCGGGCGCAGGACGGCAGCCCCGCCCCGGCTCCGACGACGGCCGCCTCCGCACCGCTCGGCGCCGGCGTGCCCGAGACTCGGGGCGGCCCGGCCGCGGAATCAGATGAGGACGTACGCGGTACGCCGCCGACGGAAGGTGACACATGA
- a CDS encoding alpha/beta fold hydrolase, translating to MSTREQHTPVFPEHTEIAYHDGEFGRMRSRTVGRRQPSVPEVVLVQGMGVSDYLLPGLAAFGEWTRAHLVELPGFAGSGDPPHEMDVREFGSCVAEWLRARELGPVVLIGHSSGTQVAARAAVDHPDVVGVVLASPTVDPMARSVPRLLLRWRLDSRHEPSGLSENHRPEWKRAGVRRMVHIVLVHRADRLEDSVARLRVPLLVIRGREDRISTARWGRELASLVPDGRYIEVPGAHTFPWLVPDAWSAPVRELAAASGRV from the coding sequence ATGAGCACACGCGAGCAGCACACCCCGGTGTTCCCCGAGCACACCGAAATCGCGTACCACGACGGCGAGTTCGGGCGGATGCGCAGTCGTACGGTCGGCCGCAGGCAGCCGTCGGTGCCCGAGGTCGTACTCGTCCAGGGCATGGGCGTATCCGACTATCTGCTGCCCGGCCTTGCGGCCTTCGGCGAGTGGACCCGGGCGCATCTGGTGGAACTGCCGGGATTCGCGGGCAGTGGGGATCCGCCGCATGAGATGGATGTACGGGAGTTCGGGAGCTGTGTCGCGGAGTGGCTGCGCGCGCGGGAGCTGGGGCCGGTGGTGCTCATCGGGCACTCCAGCGGTACTCAGGTCGCCGCTCGGGCCGCCGTGGATCACCCGGACGTCGTGGGCGTCGTACTGGCCAGTCCCACCGTCGACCCCATGGCCCGAAGCGTGCCGCGGCTGCTGCTCCGGTGGCGGCTGGACTCCCGCCACGAACCGTCCGGGCTCAGCGAGAACCATCGCCCGGAGTGGAAACGGGCCGGGGTGCGCAGGATGGTGCACATCGTCCTGGTGCACCGGGCCGACCGGCTGGAGGACTCCGTCGCCCGGCTGCGCGTTCCGCTGCTGGTGATCCGCGGCCGTGAGGACCGGATCAGTACGGCCCGCTGGGGCCGGGAGCTCGCGAGCCTGGTGCCGGACGGCCGGTATATCGAGGTGCCGGGGGCGCATACGTTTCCCTGGCTGGTTCCTGACGCGTGGTCCGCGCCCGTACGGGAGTTGGCGGCGGCGTCGGGGCGAGTCTGA
- a CDS encoding YbhB/YbcL family Raf kinase inhibitor-like protein translates to MAGIELKSSAFTDHATIPDRYAKLGDNVSPPLTWSGVPDEAVELALVCEDPDAPSGTFIHWLVTGIDPRSQGLDADEKPPGGHQHINGFGEPGWGGPQPPVGDKAHRYFFRVYALPGPVSIPDEATAEDVHNVLDRQQLASGTLVGLYQR, encoded by the coding sequence ATGGCTGGAATCGAACTCAAAAGCAGCGCATTCACTGACCACGCCACGATCCCGGACCGCTACGCCAAGCTGGGCGACAACGTCTCCCCGCCGCTGACCTGGTCCGGAGTCCCCGACGAGGCCGTGGAGCTGGCTCTCGTCTGCGAAGATCCGGACGCACCGTCCGGGACCTTCATCCACTGGCTGGTGACGGGAATCGATCCCCGCAGCCAAGGCCTGGACGCCGACGAGAAGCCCCCGGGCGGCCACCAGCACATCAACGGCTTCGGCGAACCGGGCTGGGGCGGCCCACAGCCCCCGGTCGGCGACAAGGCGCACCGCTACTTCTTCCGCGTGTACGCCCTCCCGGGCCCCGTCTCCATCCCGGACGAAGCCACCGCCGAGGACGTGCACAACGTCCTCGACCGGCAGCAACTGGCCAGCGGCACCCTGGTCGGCCTCTACCAGCGCTGA
- a CDS encoding DUF3040 domain-containing protein produces the protein MATGRLPDHEQRILDAMEADLRRDRRLRRRLRTVRIKRRLNPARVADYQPRVPTVALLLSLSVLLMVLGIRTSEPVVIWAFAALWPPTLFGVFRLLCRWTEP, from the coding sequence ATGGCGACTGGCCGACTCCCCGATCATGAACAGCGCATTCTGGACGCGATGGAAGCGGATCTGCGACGCGACCGACGGCTGCGTCGCAGGCTGCGTACCGTACGGATCAAGCGGCGACTGAACCCGGCACGAGTCGCCGATTATCAACCTCGTGTGCCGACTGTCGCGCTCCTGTTGTCGCTGTCGGTGCTGCTGATGGTGCTGGGTATCCGGACCTCCGAGCCGGTCGTGATCTGGGCCTTCGCCGCGCTGTGGCCGCCGACGCTGTTCGGGGTCTTCCGTCTGTTGTGCCGGTGGACGGAGCCATGA
- a CDS encoding polysaccharide pyruvyl transferase family protein: MTGQRILLTGWFSFLDGEATAGDVLALRRVEQALDRAGLSYDTVWSPGFHPEAVHFADVRPDAYSHLVFVCGPLHGPQVAGLHEEFRSCRRIAIGVSVVDPEDPAATGFHLVLPRDAPGAAPALDLSASAPIGRPTPVVGVILTHGQQEYGPRRRHDEVAEAVTRWLSGKDCAPVELETRLDTRDWRLDSTPEQFQSVLARLDCVVTDRLHGLVLALRTGIPVLAVDPVAGGAKLTAQARACDWPALVPAERLDDRQLDRWWDWCLTSGRAAARQSRDEFLHGPSRSNVQALVEALSARPLRSGRSSR, from the coding sequence GTGACCGGACAGCGAATCCTGCTCACCGGGTGGTTCAGCTTCCTGGACGGGGAGGCCACGGCCGGTGACGTACTCGCGCTGCGGCGGGTGGAGCAGGCGCTGGACCGCGCAGGGCTGTCGTACGACACGGTGTGGAGCCCCGGTTTCCATCCCGAGGCCGTGCATTTCGCGGACGTACGGCCGGATGCGTACTCCCATCTGGTGTTCGTGTGCGGGCCGCTGCATGGCCCCCAAGTCGCCGGGCTGCACGAGGAGTTCAGGTCCTGTCGGCGTATCGCGATCGGTGTCTCCGTGGTCGATCCCGAGGATCCGGCCGCCACCGGGTTCCATCTGGTGCTGCCGCGGGACGCTCCGGGTGCGGCTCCAGCGTTGGACCTGTCGGCGAGCGCTCCGATCGGCCGGCCCACGCCCGTGGTCGGGGTGATCCTCACGCACGGCCAGCAGGAGTACGGGCCGCGTCGGCGGCACGACGAGGTCGCCGAAGCCGTGACGCGGTGGCTCTCGGGCAAGGACTGTGCGCCGGTCGAGCTGGAGACGCGTCTTGATACGCGGGACTGGCGGCTGGACTCGACGCCCGAGCAGTTCCAGTCCGTGCTCGCCCGCCTGGACTGCGTCGTCACCGACCGGCTGCACGGGCTGGTGCTCGCGCTGCGGACCGGGATCCCGGTACTCGCCGTCGATCCGGTCGCCGGTGGCGCGAAGCTGACCGCGCAGGCGCGCGCCTGCGACTGGCCGGCGCTCGTTCCGGCCGAGCGCCTGGACGACCGCCAGCTGGACCGCTGGTGGGACTGGTGCCTCACCTCGGGGCGGGCCGCGGCCCGGCAGAGCCGGGACGAGTTCCTGCACGGGCCGTCCCGGAGCAACGTGCAGGCGCTCGTCGAGGCGCTGTCGGCCCGGCCTCTTCGGTCGGGGCGGTCGTCCCGTTAG
- a CDS encoding phosphoribosyltransferase, with amino-acid sequence MRFRDRQQAGATLAERLLVRREEGALPDPVVLALPRGGVVVAAEVARALDAPLDVLVARKIGAPFQPELGVGAIAGEDEPFFDERALDRLGLSKAALEPIVEHERDELHRREQLYRKGRAIPELTGHTAVVVDDGVATGVTALAALRSVRRHDPGRVTLAVPVCSPEAALLVQEQADEVVCLHEPVAFMAVGLWYEEFDQVTDDEVLDVLHGLS; translated from the coding sequence ATGCGATTCCGTGACCGACAGCAGGCCGGTGCCACCCTGGCCGAACGGCTGCTCGTGCGCCGGGAAGAGGGCGCCCTGCCCGATCCGGTCGTGCTCGCCCTGCCCCGCGGTGGCGTCGTGGTGGCGGCCGAGGTGGCGCGGGCGCTCGACGCCCCGCTGGATGTGCTGGTCGCCCGGAAGATCGGAGCTCCGTTCCAGCCGGAGCTCGGCGTCGGCGCGATCGCCGGGGAGGACGAGCCGTTCTTCGACGAGCGGGCGCTGGACCGGCTCGGGCTGAGCAAGGCGGCCCTCGAACCGATCGTGGAGCACGAGCGGGACGAACTGCACCGGCGCGAACAGCTCTACCGCAAGGGCCGGGCGATCCCCGAACTGACGGGCCACACCGCTGTCGTGGTCGACGACGGCGTGGCCACCGGAGTCACCGCACTCGCCGCCCTGCGTTCCGTACGGCGCCACGATCCCGGCCGCGTCACGCTCGCCGTCCCGGTGTGCTCGCCGGAGGCGGCCCTGCTGGTGCAGGAGCAGGCGGACGAGGTGGTCTGTCTGCACGAGCCGGTCGCGTTCATGGCCGTCGGGCTCTGGTATGAGGAGTTCGACCAGGTCACGGACGACGAGGTGCTCGACGTCCTGCACGGGTTGTCGTGA
- a CDS encoding STAS domain-containing protein: protein MVQQPTYGLRERTLSGSTVIELSGELDLLATTELMTSLDAVCDTRPPRLVLDLRKVTFLDCSGLSLLCRIRNRLRGERSRLLLVLDDPRHRRLLRLTRLSDTFDIATDVNAAVARDDIA from the coding sequence ATGGTGCAGCAACCGACGTACGGCCTCCGGGAGCGAACGCTCAGCGGCAGCACGGTCATCGAACTCTCCGGAGAGCTGGACCTGCTGGCCACGACCGAGCTGATGACCTCCCTCGACGCCGTGTGCGACACCCGGCCCCCGCGCCTGGTGCTGGACCTGCGCAAAGTCACGTTCCTGGACTGCAGCGGCCTGTCCCTACTGTGCCGAATCCGCAACCGCCTCAGGGGTGAACGAAGCCGCCTGCTCCTGGTCCTCGACGACCCCCGCCACAGACGCCTACTGCGCCTGACCCGCCTCTCGGACACGTTCGACATAGCTACGGACGTGAACGCCGCCGTCGCCCGGGACGACATTGCCTGA
- a CDS encoding DUF2267 domain-containing protein — protein sequence MRHDELISKVRERAELPDRGSAERATRAVLSTLAERIPVGLADHLAAQLPAKLAESVRVDSPAGGDERRASGERFDLTAFAGRVAWRAGVPEDDAIREAVAVFEVLDAAVAPEEMEKLARVLPSDIRTLLPVARADITEV from the coding sequence ATGCGGCACGACGAGCTGATCTCAAAGGTGCGGGAGCGGGCCGAACTGCCCGACCGGGGTTCGGCCGAGCGGGCCACGCGGGCGGTGCTGTCGACGCTGGCGGAGCGCATACCCGTCGGGCTGGCCGATCATCTGGCCGCCCAACTGCCCGCGAAGCTGGCGGAGTCGGTGCGGGTGGACTCGCCGGCCGGGGGTGATGAGCGGCGCGCCTCCGGTGAGCGCTTTGACCTGACCGCGTTCGCGGGGAGGGTCGCCTGGCGGGCCGGGGTGCCCGAGGATGACGCCATTCGCGAGGCAGTCGCGGTCTTTGAAGTCCTGGATGCGGCTGTCGCACCGGAGGAGATGGAGAAGCTTGCCCGCGTCCTGCCGTCGGACATCCGGACGCTGCTGCCCGTCGCCCGGGCCGACATCACCGAGGTGTAG
- a CDS encoding mycothiol transferase, which translates to MQAKDVLVDAYGRIQEEVHAVVEGLSADELNARLDDEANSISWLVWHLTRVQDDHIADASGLKQLWLAQDWADRFGLNLPRRDTGYGHTASKVAKVRVDSGELLLGYHDAVHEQTLGFLRELDDGDLDRVVDESWTPPVTLGVRLVSVLSDDLQHVGQAAFVRGILRAR; encoded by the coding sequence ATGCAAGCCAAGGACGTTCTCGTCGACGCGTACGGTCGTATCCAGGAGGAGGTCCATGCCGTCGTCGAAGGACTCTCCGCGGACGAACTGAACGCCCGCCTCGACGACGAGGCAAACTCGATCAGCTGGCTCGTCTGGCATCTCACCCGCGTCCAGGACGACCACATCGCCGACGCCTCCGGCCTCAAGCAGCTCTGGCTCGCGCAGGACTGGGCGGACCGCTTCGGCCTCAACCTCCCCCGCAGGGACACGGGTTACGGCCACACCGCGTCGAAGGTCGCCAAGGTCCGCGTGGACTCGGGCGAACTGCTCCTCGGCTACCACGACGCCGTCCACGAGCAGACGCTGGGCTTCCTGCGCGAACTGGACGACGGCGATCTCGACCGCGTCGTGGACGAGAGCTGGACCCCGCCCGTGACCCTGGGCGTCCGCCTGGTCAGCGTCCTCTCCGACGACTTGCAGCATGTCGGGCAGGCGGCGTTCGTCCGGGGCATTCTGCGGGCGCGATGA
- a CDS encoding Zn-ribbon domain-containing OB-fold protein — MFHPGSRFTAGVLDAATATTTKPAEEGLHFQRCRWCGTAMFHRLLCPVCAGSDLRTERSAGLGVVRHASIVQRNTPAARNVSIVELAEGFTVRGRVQGPLIAIRVGDRVQLTTAADPVRREPVFKLCEEPFSGWF; from the coding sequence GTGTTCCACCCGGGAAGCCGGTTCACGGCGGGCGTACTCGACGCGGCGACGGCGACAACCACGAAACCGGCCGAAGAGGGGCTCCACTTCCAGCGCTGCCGCTGGTGTGGGACCGCCATGTTCCACCGGCTGCTCTGCCCGGTCTGCGCGGGCAGCGACCTGCGTACGGAACGCAGCGCGGGCCTCGGCGTCGTACGCCACGCCAGCATCGTCCAGCGCAACACCCCCGCCGCCCGCAATGTGTCCATCGTCGAGCTGGCGGAGGGTTTCACCGTGCGAGGACGGGTGCAGGGCCCGCTCATCGCGATACGGGTCGGCGACCGCGTACAGCTGACCACGGCCGCGGACCCGGTGCGCCGTGAGCCGGTGTTCAAGCTCTGCGAGGAGCCGTTCTCCGGCTGGTTCTGA
- a CDS encoding TetR family transcriptional regulator, which produces MRDALVAAAFQLFLERGYEQTTVDDIVALAGVGRRSFFRYFPSKEDVVFPDHERCLADMTEFLARGGDEHDPVARVCDAARLVLRMYAENPTFSVQRYRLTKKVPGLRTYELSVVWRYERALAEYLRRRFAGQPDGTLRADVIAAAVVAAHNNGLRSWLRSDGESDASAEVDHALAHVQRTFAPDQGPEPAEDVVVLVSRRGAPMWRVVQEIEATLDRRTD; this is translated from the coding sequence ATGCGGGACGCGCTCGTGGCGGCGGCGTTCCAGTTGTTTCTGGAGCGGGGGTACGAGCAGACCACCGTCGATGACATCGTGGCGCTCGCCGGGGTCGGACGGCGGTCCTTCTTCCGGTACTTCCCGTCGAAGGAGGACGTGGTCTTCCCTGACCACGAGCGCTGCCTGGCCGATATGACCGAGTTCCTGGCCCGCGGCGGCGACGAGCACGATCCGGTGGCGCGGGTCTGCGACGCGGCGCGGCTCGTACTGCGCATGTACGCGGAGAACCCGACGTTCTCCGTTCAGCGCTACCGGCTCACCAAGAAGGTCCCGGGGCTGCGCACATACGAACTCTCGGTGGTCTGGCGGTACGAGCGGGCTCTCGCCGAGTATCTGCGCCGGCGCTTCGCGGGGCAGCCCGACGGGACGCTGCGTGCCGATGTGATCGCCGCGGCCGTCGTCGCCGCGCACAACAACGGGCTGCGGTCCTGGCTGCGTTCGGACGGCGAGAGCGACGCGAGCGCGGAGGTCGATCACGCGCTCGCCCATGTGCAGCGGACCTTCGCCCCGGACCAGGGGCCCGAACCCGCGGAGGACGTGGTCGTGCTCGTCTCGCGGCGTGGGGCGCCGATGTGGCGGGTGGTCCAGGAGATCGAGGCGACGCTGGACCGCCGTACCGACTGA